A DNA window from Trichomycterus rosablanca isolate fTriRos1 chromosome 11, fTriRos1.hap1, whole genome shotgun sequence contains the following coding sequences:
- the vps9d1 gene encoding VPS9 domain-containing protein 1: MAGSVNDSNLRPLQNAMRLVKAAIQLDVGNRCKEAYCEYLRSINYISNALLQDAAFKAEGELEEVEVEKMVKLAEQCLERVKSFIGKINEISNTSATTCQASSVPQTSTHFSNTQTSIKASVTPHKATMNSESPSKTGLTVQNSRHGRVLSEGGGEKCPFLSPEMFQKLQEMESQDCKKELTPIEEASCLNQKLKASYEARLARLAPGQATQKTSLTLSLQRQMMENLIIARARQDALQRKMEERRLRLQEQANMKFSSSVTMTPEEQEQRVLYANILEYEQDHDWPRVWKANLKKNPNDATLVFGLVSYLFSRPDHPVVKLLKKLQYHVYNRLYPIVSQSVPSSPMPVHSMTLKASHSAQSLLLPHSPHSQRKPGLVHSLSDASISLSSLPDLNANDTACKIDTEEFPIPVPPDRENSFEDLEQFLTQHDWTSASGADEMISDTTFDSTHGDFDCHIEDLEERALKEHLKVIVKDIHNAIDRLLSLCLLSFECLNTASSKDQCVACIEEVFFTPIWSPLLALFRRVHRDRELAIESSVKLYHNASPGDIGVATKLYPKEPAALHGSYPYECAVQELKMLCTDCCPQKKLECIVRTLRLICACAEHYRLLQDNDPTPKTAAIGADDLLPILSFVALRSELPQLVSECAALEEFIHEGYLIGEEGYCLTSMQSALTYVESLHLGGSLQ; the protein is encoded by the exons atggcTGGATCTGTCAATGACAGTAATCTCAGACCTCTTCAAAATGCTATGCGACTTGTAAAGGCTGCCATACAGCTGGATGTGGGTAACAGATGTAAG GAAGCATACTGTGAATATTTGAGAAGTATCAACTACATCTCAAATGCTCTACTCCAGGATGCAGCTTTTAAAG CTGAAGGAGAGCTGGAGGAAGTGGAAGTGGAGAAGATGGTGAAACTAGCTGAGCAGTGTTTAGAAAGAGTAAAGTCGTtcataggaaaaataaatgaaatctcTAATACCTCTGCAACCACATGCCAAGCATCTTCTGTTCCACAGACTAGCACTCATTTTTCTAATACCCAGACCAGTATAAAAGCATCAG TGACCCCTCATAAAGCAACAATGAACTCAGAGAGTCCAAGTAAAACAGGCCTGACTGTGCAGAACTCTAGACACGGCAGAGTGCTCTCTGAAGGTGGGGGTGAAAAATGTCCCTTCCTTTCACCCGAAATGTTTCAGAAGCTCCAAGAAATGGAGTCACAAGACTGCAAAAA AGAATTAACTCCGATTGAGGAGGCTTCCTGTCTTAACCAGAAATTAAAGGCAAGTTATGAGGCACGTCTAGCGAGACTCGCCCCTGGCCAGGCCACCCAAAAAACATCACTG ACGCTCTCTCTTCAGAGACAAATGATGGAGAACCTAATTATAGCCAGAGCCAGACAAGATGCT CTCCAAAGAAAGATGGAAGAGCGAAGACTCAGACTGCAGGAACAAGCCAACAT gaaGTTTTCATCTTCTGTAACTATGACACCTGAGGAACAGGAGCAGCGGGTTCTGTACGCAAATATATTGGAATATGAACAAGATCAT GATTGGCCTAGAGTTTGGAAAGCTAACCTGAAAAAGAACCCAAATGATGCAACTTTGGTGTTTGGCCTGGTCAGCTATCTTTTTAG TCGACCAGACCATCCTGTCGTGAAGCTGTTAAAGAAGCTCCAGTATCACGTGTATAATAGGCTGTACCCCATAGTAAGTCAAAGTGTGCCTTCAAGTCCAATGCCTGTTCACTCCATGACCTTAAAGGCTTCACACAGCGCCCAGAGCCTGCTGCTTCCCCACAGCCCGCACAGTCAGCGCAAACCTGGTCTAGTCCACAGCCTGTCTGATGCCTCCATCTCCCTCTCATCCTTACCTGACCTTAATGCCAACGACACAGCATGCAAGATTGATACAGAGGAATTCCCAATTCCAGTCCCTCCAGACCGGGAGAACTCTTTTGAAGATTTGGAGCAGTTTCTGACCCAGCACGACTGGACTTCAGCTTCAGGTGCTGATGAGATGATTTCTGATACGACCTTTGACTCAACGCATGGAGACTTTGACTGTCACATTGAGGATCTTGAGGAGCGGGCTCTGAAGGAACACCTAAAAGTTATTGTTAAAGACATTCATAATGCTATTG ATCGGCTGTTGTCTCTGTGCCTGCTTTCTTTTGAATGTCTCAACACTGCAAGCTCTAAAGACCAGTGTGTAGCATGCATAGAGGAGGTCTTCTTCACCCCAATCTGGAGTCCTCTTTTGGCACTCTTTAG GAGGGTGCATCGGGATAGAGAGCTGGCTATCGAGAGCAGTGTCAAACTGTACCATAATGCATCACCTGGTGATATTGGTGTGGCAACCAAACTATACCCTAAAGAACCAGCTGCCCTGCATGGTTCCTATCCATATGAGTGTGCAGTGCAGGAACTAAAAATGCTGTGTACAGACTGCTGTCCACAAAAGAAGCTGGAATGCATAG TACGAACCTTGAGGCTTATTTGTGCCTGTGCTGAGCACTACCGTCTCCTTCAGGATAATGATCCAACGCCCAAGACAGCAGCCAT TGGGGCTGATGATCTACTGCCGATCTTGTCGTTTGTGGCCCTCCGCAGTGAACTGCCTCAGCTGGTCTCTGAATGTGCTGCACTGGAAGAGTTTATCCATGAGGG GTATCTGATTGGAGAGGAGGGCTACTGCTTAACCTCAATGCAGAGTGCACTGACATATGTGGAATCATTGCACTTGGGTGGATCCTTGCAGTAG